Within Stella humosa, the genomic segment GCGCCTCATGATGGCAGTGGAGATTGAGAACTCTGAGCCATCGTCATCCGCTGCATATGAGTTCGAAGCGGGCATCGAGGCATCGACGAAAGCGGTCCAATGTGTTGGCCTCACCGGTACCGTCATCAGTATTTTCTCCACGCACAGCGGGATAAGCCGCGACAAAGCGATGCCGGCCGGGTAGTCGGCGAGAGTATCGAGGGTGAATTTGAGCAGTGTCTCGTAGGCGACGTGGCAGAGATCGTTTGCGTGATAGATCCACCAAAGCTGTCTTTGCGCCTTGAGCGCGGGCGATCCGAGATCGAGCGCGCGGCCCTTCTGATCGCAGCCAGCGAAAAGGATCCAGCGTACTTCCTCGGGGTTGGGGGCGCGTCCGAGCAAGACCGCGATTTTCAGGATAAGCAGGATGCTGTCGCGACGAGCGCCCGCTCGGCCGTCGGTCGCATCGGAGGCTCCGAGCAGGATCTCCTGATAGAGATCACGCTCTTCACCCGAGAGTGCAATCTCGGAGGGAGCGAGGGGACGGAGTTCGTGGAGCTCGTCATCCGTGACGCTGCCGCGTTGCACGATGTCATAGAACAAACTCGCCAGCTCACCCACGCTAGCCTCGAATACGGTTGCCAGGCGTTCGCCGATCTCCTTGCTGGGCAACGGAACTTCGTGGTCGTTCGATGGATCGAAGATTCCGATCTCGAACAGCTGGCTGCGATAGGCTGCGCCATAGGCGCCCCAGGCCTGCTTCAGGTAGTAGTTCTCGCTGCCGGGCTCCGCCGCCTGCGCAAATTCGATTGACCCGCTCAGGTTCGAGTCCAGAATCTTCTGCGCCCATTCGATACCGGCGACACCGCCCTCGCGGCCGTGCCGGTAGGCGATGAGCGCATAGAGGGCTTCCGCGCGGCGGATGCAACGCTTCCAGGATTCGGGGTTGGTGTCGCCGATCTTCTGCGCGTAGGCCCGGCAGAGCCAAGCGTATAGTCCGTAGTAACGCATCCGAAGCGTCACGTTGCTGATACCGGGAAGGAATGTCTGGTACAGGCTGACGCTGCTATTTTGCATACCCAGCGGATCGAGGCCGTTCTTCTTTCTATACTCGGTCCACACCGGGTAATTTATGGTTGGGCGCACCTCATCAGCCATCTGCGAAAACCCTCTCGGAACGCGATCCCTTGTGTTTCCTATCGATCTCATGCGGGGATGGGCCATGACCGCGCCGGGGTACGGTGACGGCTAGGTGCGGGTTTGCGATCCATCCTTCCAGCTGATCGACCGTCTCGGGGGCACCGAAGCGCTCACCGCGCTGTCGCCATGCCCACGCTGCCTGCACAGCGCAGAGCAGAGCGTCGATATGATCGGCGCCGGGGTCGTCGCAAAGGTCGCCCGGCGCTACTATGCTGAACCCGTAGCGCCGTGGCGCTTCCTCGCGGAGGGCTTGCAGCAGATCGCGGCGCGCCTCGTGCTGATCGACGGTTTGCTTTTTCCTTGTGTCGTTCTTGTAGCTGCGGCGACCGATGTGCTGGCGGGCGAGCACGCCAGGATAGGCTTCTACGGCGATACGCTGCGGATCGCCGCAGTGCAGGTGGGGAATGCTCACCCCCGCGGCCAGCAGGCGCGGGGCGCCCTCGAAGAACATCAGCCCCACGGGCACTCCGTAGAGTTTCTGCGGGCTTACCGAACCCGCAGCCTCGTCAGTCGCGCGGCGATGCTCCTTGTCGCCAGCGATCCGGTTCTCTTTATACCGGTTCAGCGCCTCGCGAAAACCGGTGCGGCCAAGTTGGCCCGCATGGTGGACGTATGCTGCCCAGGTAGACGGCCAGCCAATGGTCTCGATGAAGCGGCGGGCTTGGCCAAAAGGAAAGTCGATCCCGGCCACCCATGCGCCGGGCATAGCGAGTGCAGATTCGAAGACTTCGAAGCTTTTCCACTCCTCGAAGGACTGCGTGCGCAGGGCGTCGGCGTCCAACGTGCAGTGAATACAAGTGATGGGCTTTCGCCGAGAGGGTCTGCTCGTAAAATCAATACCAAGAATCTTCATAGCAGAACGATAGCCAAAGTGCAGAAAAAGTTCGAGGTTTTTGTTCCCCGCTCAGCGCATCCGGCGCGGTCGTGCAGGGGGCGCCAATCGCTTTTCTCACGGAGCTGCTGATCGCTGTTTCGGCCATCCGGTGACGATCACCGCGCGCGAGGGCTGGAGCAGCCCTTTCAAGACGGCCGGGACCATCCGGCCCCGAAGTTTCTTGAATGCTATGGCGGCCTTCGGCCCGGTTTCCTTGTGAAAAAGTGGGGGGCTTCGCAGCCCCCCGGCCGTCAAGGCCAAGCCCTACGGGCGCCGGCGGGGGGTATCCCCGCCTTCCGCGGCTTCGCCTTGTGCAGGCGGGTGATGCCCCACCCCGCCGGCGACCTTGACCGCCACCCCTGCTCATTGGCGCGGGCCTAGCCCGGGTTGCAACAGCAACCCGGATTAGGAAGAAAGCCAATGAAAACCGATATCTACACCCGCCTCACCGATCAGATCGTCGCCGACCTGGAGAAGGGCGTTCGGCCCTGGATGAAGCCGTGGAGCGGCGGGAACACCGAAGGGCGGATCTTCCGCCCGCTGCGCCA encodes:
- a CDS encoding DUF429 domain-containing protein, coding for MDADALRTQSFEEWKSFEVFESALAMPGAWVAGIDFPFGQARRFIETIGWPSTWAAYVHHAGQLGRTGFREALNRYKENRIAGDKEHRRATDEAAGSVSPQKLYGVPVGLMFFEGAPRLLAAGVSIPHLHCGDPQRIAVEAYPGVLARQHIGRRSYKNDTRKKQTVDQHEARRDLLQALREEAPRRYGFSIVAPGDLCDDPGADHIDALLCAVQAAWAWRQRGERFGAPETVDQLEGWIANPHLAVTVPRRGHGPSPHEIDRKHKGSRSERVFADG